One window from the genome of Glycine soja cultivar W05 chromosome 12, ASM419377v2, whole genome shotgun sequence encodes:
- the LOC114379022 gene encoding uncharacterized protein LOC114379022: MLITIENPNYENFEYPNATGYVKFLDTVVGQVPIVGELVPPRSQINVNTSANFMVSKLINDPNFLSDFLSGIVNFTSTASLPGKAHMLKIIKFKATVYSLCDISINITSRNVDSNCISKIKL, encoded by the coding sequence ATGCTTATCACTATAGAGAATCCAAACTATGAAAACTTTGAGTACCCAAACGCCACTGGTTATGTCAAATTTCTTGACACCGTTGTGGGCCAAGTTCCAATTGTGGGAGAGTTGGTCCCACCACGTAGCCAGATTAATGTGAACACTTCGGCAAATTTTATGGTATCAAAGTTAATCAATGATCCCAATTTTCTGTCAGATTTTCTTAGTGGAATTGTGAATTTCACATCAACAGCTTCACTGCCCGGGAAAGCGCATATGCTAAAGATTATCAAATTCAAGGCCACAGTTTATAGCTTATGTGACATCTCTATTAATATAACCTCTCGCAATGTTGATTCCAATTGCATATCCAAGATCAAGCTTTGA
- the LOC114379733 gene encoding syntaxin-132-like isoform X2 — protein sequence MNDLLTDSFVGEASNGQPARQSDVEMGQVPRSNSDMGMEAFNKQIHEADKQIDKLSVLLQKLKEANEESKAVTKASAMKAIKKRMEKDIDEVGKIAHGVKTKIEAISRDNLSNRQKPGCEKGTGIDRARMNMTNALTKKFKDLMTEFQTLRQRIQDEYREVVERRVITVTGTRPDDETIDRLIETGNSEQIFQRAILEAGRGQVVNTVEEIQERHDAVKEIEKKLLDLHQIYLDMAVLVDAQGEILDNIESQVTNATDHVRQGNDALQTAKSLQKKSRKCMMISIILVLVIAIIIVLSVLKPWKK from the exons ATGAACGACCTTCTCACT GATTCATTTGTTGGTGAGGCTAGTAATGGCCAGCCTGCAAGACAAAGTGATGTTGAAATGGGACAAGTTCCTAGAAGCAACTCTGATATGGGAATGGAAGCTTTTAATAAGCAG ATACATGAGGCTGATAAACAAATCGATAAGCTGTCTGTGCTACTTCAAAAGCTAAAG GAAGCTAATGAGGAATCGAAAGCTGTCACAAAAGCATCTGCCATGAAAG CTATCAAGAAGAGGATGGAAAAAGATATTGATGAAGTTGGAAAGATTGCACATGGtgtcaaaacaaaaatagaggCTATAAGCAGAGAT AACCTATCCAATAGACAAAAGCCTGGATGTGAGAAGGGAACAGGTATTGACAGAGCAAGAATGAATATGACAAA TGCCTTGACTAAAAAATTCAAGGATCTCATGACAGAGTTCCAG ACTCTTAGACAAAGAATACAAGACGAATATCGTGAGGTTGTGGAGAGAAGAGTTATTACAG TTACGGGAACTAGGCCAGATGATGAG ACAATTGATCGCCTGATAGAAACTGGAAACAGTGAGCAAATCTTCCAGAGAGCAATTCTAGAAGCAGGCCGAGGACAG GTAGTAAACACAGTAGAAGAAATTCAGGAGAGACATGATGCTGTAaaagaaattgagaaaaaacTTCTTGATTTACACCAG atTTACCTTGACATGGCAGTCTTAGTTGATGCTCAAGGAGAAATCTTAGACAACATTGAAAGTCAG GTGACAAACGCAACTGATCATGTGAGACAGGGTAACGATGCTCTCCAAACTGCAAAAAGTTTGCAAAAGAAGTCAAGGAAATGCATGATGATTTCCATTATATTGGTCCTCGTCATTGCCATCATTATCGTACTCTCTGTTTTGAAACCATGGAAGAAGTGA
- the LOC114379733 gene encoding syntaxin-132-like isoform X3, with protein sequence MNDLLTDSFVGEASNGQPARQSDVEMGQVPRSNSDMGMEAFNKQIHEADKQIDKLSVLLQKLKEANEESKAVTKASAMKAIKKRMEKDIDEVGKIAHGVKTKIEAISRDNLSNRQKPGCEKGTGIDRARMNMTNALTKKFKDLMTEFQTLRQRIQDEYREVVERRVITVTGTRPDDETIDRLIETGNSEQIFQRAILEAGRGQVVNTVEEIQERHDAVKEIEKKLLDLHQIYLDMAVLVDAQGEILDNIESQDKIDLVLSYLEKEKEPRHGLNSCLHSQVEGDKRN encoded by the exons ATGAACGACCTTCTCACT GATTCATTTGTTGGTGAGGCTAGTAATGGCCAGCCTGCAAGACAAAGTGATGTTGAAATGGGACAAGTTCCTAGAAGCAACTCTGATATGGGAATGGAAGCTTTTAATAAGCAG ATACATGAGGCTGATAAACAAATCGATAAGCTGTCTGTGCTACTTCAAAAGCTAAAG GAAGCTAATGAGGAATCGAAAGCTGTCACAAAAGCATCTGCCATGAAAG CTATCAAGAAGAGGATGGAAAAAGATATTGATGAAGTTGGAAAGATTGCACATGGtgtcaaaacaaaaatagaggCTATAAGCAGAGAT AACCTATCCAATAGACAAAAGCCTGGATGTGAGAAGGGAACAGGTATTGACAGAGCAAGAATGAATATGACAAA TGCCTTGACTAAAAAATTCAAGGATCTCATGACAGAGTTCCAG ACTCTTAGACAAAGAATACAAGACGAATATCGTGAGGTTGTGGAGAGAAGAGTTATTACAG TTACGGGAACTAGGCCAGATGATGAG ACAATTGATCGCCTGATAGAAACTGGAAACAGTGAGCAAATCTTCCAGAGAGCAATTCTAGAAGCAGGCCGAGGACAG GTAGTAAACACAGTAGAAGAAATTCAGGAGAGACATGATGCTGTAaaagaaattgagaaaaaacTTCTTGATTTACACCAG atTTACCTTGACATGGCAGTCTTAGTTGATGCTCAAGGAGAAATCTTAGACAACATTGAAAGTCAG GATAAGATAGACCTTGTTTTATCCTACttagagaaggagaaagaaccAAGACATGGGTTGAACAGCTGTCTACACTCACAAGTAGAAG GTGACAAACGCAACTGA
- the LOC114379440 gene encoding MYB-like transcription factor ETC1, which yields MADSDRSSSEVSTHSTDSGKRGSSKVEFSEDEETLIIRMYKLVGERWSLIAGRIPGRTAEEIEKYWTSRFSGSSE from the exons ATGGCTGACTCGGATCGCTCTTCTAGTGAAGTTTCTACACATTCTACTG ATTCAGGGAAGCGAGGGTCTTCCAAAGTTGAATTTTCTGAAGATGAGGAAACTCTTATCATCAGGATGTATAAACTGGTAGGGGAGAG GTGGTCTTTAATTGCTGGAAGGATTCCTGGAAGAACAGCAGAGGAAATAGAGAAGTATTGGACTTCAAGATTCTCAGGTTCTAGTGAATGA
- the LOC114378608 gene encoding late embryogenesis abundant protein At1g64065-like has product MANRGLKICLAVSLLFLVIVTIMIVTLFMTIFKPKNPEITVHPVGLEDFQFSLSPNLTINVTLGMIITIRNPNYGSFEYKNSTGYVNFHDTVVAEVPIEAELVPARGQINVNTSADFMVEKLINDPNFLSDVLGGTLNFTSTTALPGKARMFNIIKLKATSYSSCDISVNISSRKVDTNCNYKIKL; this is encoded by the coding sequence ATGGCTAATAGAGGCCTCAAAATTTGCTTGGCTGTGTCTCTACTCTTCTTGGTCATCGTTACAATTATGATTGTGACTTTATTTATGACCATCTTTAAGCCCAAAAATCCTGAAATCACTGTCCACCCTGTTGGTCTAGAAGACTTTCAATTTTCCCTTTCACCCAATTTGACCATAAATGTGACTCTAGGCATGATAATTACTATAAGGAATCCAAACTATGGAAGCTTCGAGTACAAAAACTCCACTGGTTATGTGAATTTTCATGATACCGTGGTAGCCGAAGTTCCAATAGAAGCAGAGTTAGTTCCAGCACGTGGCCAGATTAATGTGAACACTTCAGCAGATTTTATGGTAGAAAAGTTAATCAATGATCCTAATTTTTTGTCAGATGTTCTAGGTGGAACTTTGAATTTCACATCAACAACTGCACTTCCTGGGAAAGCCCGTATGTTCAACATTATCAAATTGAAGGCCACGTCTTATAGCTCATGTGACATCTCTGTTAATATAAGCTCTAGGAAAGTTGATACCAATTGCAATTACAAAATCAAGCTTTAA
- the LOC114379733 gene encoding syntaxin-132-like isoform X4 gives MNDLLTDSFVGEASNGQPARQSDVEMGQVPRSNSDMGMEAFNKQIHEADKQIDKLSVLLQKLKEANEESKAVTKASAMKAIKKRMEKDIDEVGKIAHGVKTKIEAISRDNLSNRQKPGCEKGTGIDRARMNMTNALTKKFKDLMTEFQTLRQRIQDEYREVVERRVITVTGTRPDDETIDRLIETGNSEQIFQRAILEAGRGQVVNTVEEIQERHDAVKEIEKKLLDLHQIYLDMAVLVDAQGEILDNIESQDKIDLVLSYLEKEKEPRHGLNSCLHSQVEGEMG, from the exons ATGAACGACCTTCTCACT GATTCATTTGTTGGTGAGGCTAGTAATGGCCAGCCTGCAAGACAAAGTGATGTTGAAATGGGACAAGTTCCTAGAAGCAACTCTGATATGGGAATGGAAGCTTTTAATAAGCAG ATACATGAGGCTGATAAACAAATCGATAAGCTGTCTGTGCTACTTCAAAAGCTAAAG GAAGCTAATGAGGAATCGAAAGCTGTCACAAAAGCATCTGCCATGAAAG CTATCAAGAAGAGGATGGAAAAAGATATTGATGAAGTTGGAAAGATTGCACATGGtgtcaaaacaaaaatagaggCTATAAGCAGAGAT AACCTATCCAATAGACAAAAGCCTGGATGTGAGAAGGGAACAGGTATTGACAGAGCAAGAATGAATATGACAAA TGCCTTGACTAAAAAATTCAAGGATCTCATGACAGAGTTCCAG ACTCTTAGACAAAGAATACAAGACGAATATCGTGAGGTTGTGGAGAGAAGAGTTATTACAG TTACGGGAACTAGGCCAGATGATGAG ACAATTGATCGCCTGATAGAAACTGGAAACAGTGAGCAAATCTTCCAGAGAGCAATTCTAGAAGCAGGCCGAGGACAG GTAGTAAACACAGTAGAAGAAATTCAGGAGAGACATGATGCTGTAaaagaaattgagaaaaaacTTCTTGATTTACACCAG atTTACCTTGACATGGCAGTCTTAGTTGATGCTCAAGGAGAAATCTTAGACAACATTGAAAGTCAG GATAAGATAGACCTTGTTTTATCCTACttagagaaggagaaagaaccAAGACATGGGTTGAACAGCTGTCTACACTCACAAGTAGAAGGTGAAATGGG GTGA
- the LOC114379733 gene encoding syntaxin-132-like isoform X1, translating into MNDLLTDSFVGEASNGQPARQSDVEMGQVPRSNSDMGMEAFNKQIHEADKQIDKLSVLLQKLKEANEESKAVTKASAMKAIKKRMEKDIDEVGKIAHGVKTKIEAISRDNLSNRQKPGCEKGTGIDRARMNMTNALTKKFKDLMTEFQTLRQRIQDEYREVVERRVITVTGTRPDDETIDRLIETGNSEQIFQRAILEAGRGQVVNTVEEIQERHDAVKEIEKKLLDLHQIYLDMAVLVDAQGEILDNIESQVNNAVDHVQRGTSALQNAKKLQKNSRKWMCIAIIILLIIVAIIVVGVLKPWKSS; encoded by the exons ATGAACGACCTTCTCACT GATTCATTTGTTGGTGAGGCTAGTAATGGCCAGCCTGCAAGACAAAGTGATGTTGAAATGGGACAAGTTCCTAGAAGCAACTCTGATATGGGAATGGAAGCTTTTAATAAGCAG ATACATGAGGCTGATAAACAAATCGATAAGCTGTCTGTGCTACTTCAAAAGCTAAAG GAAGCTAATGAGGAATCGAAAGCTGTCACAAAAGCATCTGCCATGAAAG CTATCAAGAAGAGGATGGAAAAAGATATTGATGAAGTTGGAAAGATTGCACATGGtgtcaaaacaaaaatagaggCTATAAGCAGAGAT AACCTATCCAATAGACAAAAGCCTGGATGTGAGAAGGGAACAGGTATTGACAGAGCAAGAATGAATATGACAAA TGCCTTGACTAAAAAATTCAAGGATCTCATGACAGAGTTCCAG ACTCTTAGACAAAGAATACAAGACGAATATCGTGAGGTTGTGGAGAGAAGAGTTATTACAG TTACGGGAACTAGGCCAGATGATGAG ACAATTGATCGCCTGATAGAAACTGGAAACAGTGAGCAAATCTTCCAGAGAGCAATTCTAGAAGCAGGCCGAGGACAG GTAGTAAACACAGTAGAAGAAATTCAGGAGAGACATGATGCTGTAaaagaaattgagaaaaaacTTCTTGATTTACACCAG atTTACCTTGACATGGCAGTCTTAGTTGATGCTCAAGGAGAAATCTTAGACAACATTGAAAGTCAG GTCAACAATGCAGTCGATCATGTCCAGAGAGGGACATCTGCACTTCAAAATGCTAAGAAACTCCAGAAGAACTCTCGAAAATGGATGTGCATTGCCATCATTATACTGTTGATAATAGTAGCTATCATAGTTGTGGGTGTTCTCAAACCTTGGAAGAGTAGCTAG